ctCCAATCCACGACGCGCTTTCGTCGTCATGAGAAGCGGGACAGGGCGCAATCATCGACCCCCAAAGTTTCCTCGCGACCACTTCCTCAAAAACACGGAAGGCAACGAACGGCCGGCTCGCTTTTTTGTCACGTCGTACCCACACCTCCGATGGGCGACACCGCGCACTAATACGATGAAGTCATCTTGGTGTCAAGAATATAACAATTTTCAAACACTTCAAACCACTCCTCGGTGCCTCACGCAGTTCTTAAATATACGGCACAACAAAAAGCTAGCCGAGTATCTTGACGCCGTCGCTCATCGGTGTCAACAGAAACGGGATTGTCAAAATATTGATAAAGTGCTCCGTGAAATCTCTGCTTTGAtttttgattaaaaaaaaaagacaagaacatTACCATATAAGAAAATTACGCGGAATCGACAATCGTAATTAAGTAGCAAGATAATTTTAATGGTCGTAAAATATTTATAGCCGGAACAACAGCTACGTAGTAGCCATCCCGACTAACGAAATAACAGCTAAGCATTGCGAACTATGCTTCATAAATTGCGCGTGAACTCAGTTAATGGCAGGGGCAACTTGGACACTCTTTGCTCCACCTCGGTTTCCGCGCATAACATTAGCTGCATCAGCAAACCGTGTGAATATAAAGACACTCAAAAATAAGGACACTCACATTGCACTGGCATATCACACAGGCCGACGCGGGCTCACTTTCTGGATATCACGGCCCAGCGATTTGAATATACCCCTGCTTAAGAGATTGCGAAAGCTAATGGGTCTGATGACGCATGCGGCACAGCCGACAGACAATGCCCGCTCTAATTGCACTAAAGCAGATGTAATGTGCTTATGGATGGACAAATTATTCACACAGCATGCTAACGATCGTGGGCGACCAGTCCTGGGGCTGAACCGCGCGCTTCAGCAGACGCGTTTGACTGCAGTTTAGGACGATACTAAAAGTTCCTGAAATAAACAACACGCCAAGTTAATCACCCTAGTTGTGTGGCTTTGTTTGAATAAAGTTTGAGAGTTGAACATTGTGAAAAACGACGGCGCACCACGTATTGAAAGATCATGAGGGACAGACGCGGATGGTAAGCAACTGCTGCAGACGATAAAGTCCATCAGGCATTAAGCCTAAATAGCTCACCTTTGGTCTGTAGAACCATTTTCTCAGGGAGTTCATCGTGCGGCTCGGTGCGTCTTGCTGATCTGCCTTTACTCAGTCCGCCAACGTTTTGCAAACCATAATAGCTATTAGCCCAGCCAACAGCAACTAGAGAACCGGCTCGAAACCGTCGCGACTTTCAGTCACGCCCGCACTCGACCGAAGCCCCTTCAGTTTGCGCAGCTTGCTCGCGGAACGGGACGCACAGCACGGGACGCGAGCAAGAAAACAACGCATGCGCGAAATGCGATGTTCTTTCTACTTAACTTCCGGCTCCGTTTTCAAGACGGATGTGCGAAAGCATGACGCTATTAGGCATATGGCATTAACATTGAACGCATTGAGCATAAACATAATAATTGCAAGCACACTTCTTGTTTGTTAGGTTGACACTAAATTGTAAAGTTTTTTGAAGCGAACTTGGCTTTATCTTCGAATTTAGGTTAGTGCGTCTCGAGTTCCACTGAAAAACGAACGGCAACAATGCAGTGCTCTAAAaacatggcctttgagattaTAAAGTCGCCACCCGGCCGCACACGGCAGCGCAGAGCTGATCGTTgcaatctcaaaggccatgcaaACTTGAAGTGTTTTGCTCtgtctaataaaaaaaaaattaacttacACACCAATTTCACTATCGTGACAGAGAAACGAAACTACATGGTAAAAAAAGCGCAAAAATAACGGCAACACAAGACAGAAAATATACAGATTGCTGCTGTTATTCTTGCGCTACTTTTACCATGAAGAAGTGTCTCATGGTGGCTTCAACAAGGGTCAGCATAATCCAATCCAATCTGATCTGTAACGCGTTTATTGAAAAGGCGGGCTGCTTCAGTCGTTTTCGTCGTCAGACTGCCCTTGTCAGCATGAATTTAGATACGTTTAATAAAAATAATAGCAGAAATGCTATAATTAAGTCAGTTGTGCCGGATATAACAAAATCGGAGCCTTGTATGCTGGGCGTGGACGAGGCTGGAAGAGGACCTGTTTTAGGTACAATGCATGGATGTTTACTTTTGTTGCCCTACGCATGGTCTACATAGCATTGAATCCTCAGTTGGAATTAGAGACCCAGAAACCTTTCATCAAGTGATTCGCTGATGGACGTTCGATCATACTGTAGCTACCGTCAGTCGCGGCAAACTCAGAATTTTGCGTCCTACAGTACATGCTTTGAATATGAAACAATGATTCTCGACATATCACGAATATGTTGAAACattcagcaaaaagaaaaaaaaaaaaaaagggggggggggttaaaaaaagaacaattatTTTAACTTATTGTTAACGAAGAGACACACTGCTAACGATATACAGCATGTGTGTCAGGCGAGTATTAGAATTTTGGTGTGTTCGGTTCTCTGCAGGTGCCACTTATAATATTCGTCCCCTTGTTTTAATAGAATGGGATGAACTCGACCGTTTGTCTTGGCCTGCCCAAATTCGTAGTGAACACTGTACTGTACCTGGAAGCGCGAGTGCCTTCCTTAATGGCTAGGTTTCGACTACTAACAGTCCAGACCTTTCTGTAACTGCATGAATCTCATTTTAGAAGACAAGAGACAGTGGTCAgcacacttttttttaaatgttaattGGCCCAGTTTGCATACGCCACAGGTGGTTATTGCGCAGGCACTACTTGAGCTCTTGAATGTTACTCTGTGAGATAACTCTAGCGAATTCTACTACCATCCTTCTAGAAATTATTTTTAATAACATCTACCCAAATAATGCAACATTTTTATCTTCACGAATTCTGAATGACTTGCTGGATGATCACTTGAGGCATATTCAGACCGATGCTATAATAACGACAGATGCTTCTCCGAGCAATGAAAAGGCAGGTGTAGAAATTTTTTCACATTCGCTAGATTGGTCCTGTTCGATTAAACTACCTGATTTTACTCCTATCTATCCAGCAGAATTCTTAGCTGTAGTTTTAGCACTGCGCAGATTGAACCCCTCTCGTTCATCAGTAGCTCTTATCATCGACTCACTCTCTCAATGTTCATCGCCCACAACGTGTAGAGACAAAATTTTTGCAAGCATTATATCTGTTGGCTCCGTCTCATTTACGTTTCCTTCGTTTGatttgggtgcctgggcataacGGTTTGCCTTTGAGTAAGTGTGCTGACTCATTGGCAAAGGCTTCCCTGGGTGGCCCTTTAGTTTCTGCTGCTCCCTATATCACTTCCTCTAGGTTTCGGAGATTGACAAAGATGAATGAGTTGTATAAACCTAACCTGGCCTTGCATTCTGACTATCACCACCTGCTATTCCCCTGGAGCTgtaaattctgcccaacacgCAATTTAGAGGTTACATTAACGAGGCTACGCTGCCACATCTTTACACTAAATTTTTATATACACAAGGCTGGTTCGGCCGCAcctcctttgtgtatacagtgcgaTGAACCGGAAACAATTGACCActttctccttgcttgccgaTGATTTTTCTCAGTAAGAAGAAGGTTACTCGAGGTCCCTGTACACAAGCTTGGCCTCAGCATGAATGTCCCCGTCctgctttcgtttggagcttccacgttggggtacagccaccagaatgtttgcacagTGATGAAAGACTTATTCTTGACACCAATCGACTGCCGTCCTAAAACAGTAAACTTATGATAATTATGTATCTATTTTTCGATTCACTTCAGCATGATGACTGTTCCACTTTGAACACTGAGCAGATTGTCTttccccagttttttttttttcctaaactTCTTTCACCCATTTTCTGCAAACCGCCAAATTCTTGGCCGATTCCCCACGGTCGGTGTGTGCCACTTGTTCAGAGGAACAACAACAACTTCGTTCTAGATGCACCGCTGAATTACTGACAAAGCCAACTTTAAATGACTTTGCTACGGGACTGCATAGCAAGTACGTTATGGGTAATCTCTGTAATGTGTTTGTTGACCTGCATCAATACTCTAAAAACTTTAATCTTTGTGTCGTTGGAATCTTTTAATCTTTGTGTTTATAGAATATTGTGTTATAGACTTATAATAGGTGTACCTTTTGTTTTTCCAGATTTTGTTAAAGAAGTTAGAGTGGCAGCTATTTGGCAGATAATTTtttccactttctttttttagttaAAGTTTTCTTCATGAAAGTTGGTATGTTATAAAATTATGGTGCCCATCAGTACTGGTTGCATGAAAACATTTAGCTCAAATGCTATGTGCGTGCTGAAATGGCTGAGATGAATAAAAATTCGGCATAcatttaagactgcttacgtgtgaaAATGTGAAAGggttataccgtttgtagacctcggaacgtcatcaacgcacacattttatacactcatgacgtggcgccacctcctctgCACCGTCACGTGCGCTGCTCTAtgatgcacgcactaggcacacctttagtaagccagaaccgtggagtaGCTGTTGCTTTAGGGAAGTGTGCTTGTCTCGCACCCCAGAGGCCGGGGtcaattcccacccagaccgaaatgtaccacattttattttcaatgccactaatttactttgtttacaggaacctccctgaaggTGACATCAATCCGCGCATTTTTTgatgtttttactctttgcggcgtcggccatttttcgccacggcgcagtttcaccaaaagcaccgccaacatagacacctaaggctttcgccttaagagcAGTCGCTGTTACAGGTTGACCTGGCCTAGCAGAATTTATTGCTTCACatgattgtttctttttttatataatttAGGCTGTCGTGTTTACGTGAATCTGTATGATAAGTGCAAGTTAACTTGTTCATCACTGATGATTTTGACGAgagttaaagggaaactgaagtGGTGTTTAATGTTGCAAACCATCATGTTATGGCTTACGGTGAAAATGGTTCAGAAAACACTTTCTGCTACTGAGTGTGAGGTTGTAGGTTCAATTCCCAGCTGCAGCAGCTGCATGTCAAAGGggatggaatgcaaaaacgttGGTGCACCAAGATACTGCGGCCTGCTAAAAAAGCCCAGACAATCAAAATTAAGCTGGTTCACTCCGCTATTGCTTTTCTCTTCTACTGCAAAACAGTAGCCTAGACATAGGATCCCATCAGCAAATTTATTATCTGAGGTGTGCTTATAGTATTATTTTTGGTCTTGTTCATATGCATGTTTGCACAATGGAGTGCATTTAAAATACTTGTGTGCCCTATGATGTGTGTGAAAGTAGTAGTGATAGCGTTATTGCAAAATAGCCACAAAAGATTCCAAACTAAGATTTGGAATTTGCTCCAGTTTGTTTCAATATCTTGTCAAGACTTTCTGCAGCTATATGCAGTTGGTACATTTATAAGCAGTTGGTAGGAGCATTCGGCTCTACTCCCTTAAACCATGGCCCGTCAgacgaaggccatgctgctggTATGTACTGGCTGTTTTTACGCAAGTAGTGTGGAACTAAGCATGGGCTAAAATTAAGGCACTGAAGCCTTTTCTAAAAGCTTATCTTCAGGACAATAAAGATGCAGAAAGTCCCCAGTAGCAGCTTTCTTTTGACATGCAATGACCGAGGCAataaaatgttgaataaaaaagTAACCAAGTGTTACGCGTTTGTAgtacgtgaaggcgaaagcctgccagctatGGAAGATGGCGATGAATACGTAAGCTGTGGCACAAGcacgaggggcagtatgggaacactggcatgatcagcggcatcagagccagctgtggaagaagacgaacgcgtgagcagtggcacgagcatgtCTCTGACCACGGGACATGTGCAGTCAGGCACGcattaggcacacctttagtaagccagaatcgtgtagcagccgtggcttcagggaagcgttcTCGTCTCGCACTgcggtggcccgggttcgattcccagccaaaccaaaatgtaccaaactttcttttcaaaaccagtgatttaatttgtttacaggaaccttcctgaaaaatgtgacgtcaatccgagcatttgttgacgtgtttttactctttgtggcGTCGGCTGTTTTTCgtcatggcgcagtttcgccaaggtcaccgcaaCGGCACTGCCAACATAaacacttaaggctttcgccttaaaatataGCTATCCTCAGTTGCGTCATCGAACCTGTGCCTTTACCAACACTGCCAACACTACTAACAGACTGACATGGACTTCCCTCTGTCAGTGCTGTGAATGTCAATTAACAAACTGAGTTAATGACTTGCCtgaaatttgtgtgtgtgtgtgtgtgtttcttagCACATGTAGTTATTTAGTCCTTGCAGCATTTGTAATGGTGCTGTTATGCTGTATAAAGACAGGAGTTTTTGGCAGATGTGAATAGTTCCTTCATCTTTCACTTTCTTTCCTGCTCTCTAGTTTTCTCAAACAAACAAGTGCCATTATTAGACAATTTGCAATTGGGTAAGTGAGGTTACCTTAAACATGAAAGTGCTATGTtaacataacttttttttttttactattctcACTAAACTACAACATAAAAGTTAATTATGAAGCACTAGAGCGGGGTAGGCAAGCATGTGCGCAAAAGATGTATTGTTTCTGAATGTTGTATTtcttctaactttttttttatttgtggaaGAGCATAGCTGTGATCATGAATTGTTTTCATGCAAAGAGGGGCTCaacccttttttttcctttttgacaCGTTTATTACAGGCCCCATGGTCTATGGAATTGCTTACTGCCCACTTTCAGCAGAAAGTCAGCTGAAAGAACTTGGATTTGCTGGTGAGGTGTCCCCAAACGAGCAGTCCAGGACTCCTGCATACACATACCATTTCCTCTTGTTATTGCCTCACCAGATTCTAAAACTCTTACTGAGGAGAAGAGGGAAGAGCTTCTGAGTTCTGTGGAGAAGTCTTCATTTCTTGGCTTTATGGTGGAAGTCATACCTCCCTCTGTCATCAGTGGCCACATGCTTGATGTGTGAGTGCATATTTGGCAAATCAAAATCTACCAAACAAGCATCTGTGCACATGCGCACAACACAAACAGTATTGGGCTGGAATAATGCAGTTCTTATATTCCATTGCTATTTCAAAGCACTTAATATTACCCTTGGCCTCAGTAGCTATGTTATTAGCACCAGGGAATTATGTTAAGTGGTCGTTGCCACGTTGTCAGAAATTGCTTGCTACTTTGCTTATTTTGCTGATTGGTAATGAATTGCTTGGTGATACTATGACGAATTCAACCAATTATTTAGTGTAGTGTAGAAAATTTGGCAGATGCCATTAGCATTCAGTTCTGCAAAAGCATATCTTTTGCTGCTTCCTTTCTTCTGTTATTTGTGTTGCAGAGTGACATGTACACTGTAGGTGACATCATTGACAGCTTTCCTGAGGGCTGAATTCTGTTTTTATGCAAAGTGCCTTGCACTAGATCTTTTATCCTAAAAGCATTCTAACATACTCTTTTCTAGGGTTGTAATATTGCTACTGACTGACACTGATTGTCTGTGCTTAATTCTGAAAGCAGTGCTTGTGAACAAACCAGATTGGGTACAAACGTTATGGCAGTATTGCAGATCATAAATTAATCGATTTGGTAAGTGTGTTAAGCATAATGACTGACAATACACTCTATAAAAATTTACACGCTGATAATGCGCATGCTGTTCCTGACCTGCAAATATCAGGTACGCAGCATTAAAGGAAAGGTACGCAAGATAGGTGTCGATTATTATTTGGGGACAAGACCAGCTCCAAAAATTGCAGTCTTTGTTAGATTGTAGTGGACAGCTTTTGCTCGAGGAGGGAGCCGGTTGCTCTTTCTCAATTTCCTTCACAACAAGCTTTCCACTTTATGGTCTCAAGCTAACGTTTGTGAAAGACACTGCTTGGGCAGAACATTTCTAGCATGCTTTTTGAAGGCAGAAGTCCACTTGTAAGGAGAATGCATCCTGTACCTCTTTTTTCACTTGTGATTACTTGTTCTGATGCATGCAGTAGTTTATACAGGAGGACTATTTCCACAGCAAATGGATGTAATTCTTGCTTTTTTATGGTAGGACAAAGTACAGTTTGAATGCAATCAGCCATGACTCTGCGATTGGTCTCATTCAGCAAGCTCTGGATGACGGTGTGCAAGTAGCGCAAGTAAGCACTTGCTCTTTCCTGTGTTCTATGTGGGAAAAATGCTTCATGTTGTAGCATATTGCCAGTAGAATGACATGCAACACATTCAATTATGTTTACTGGTGCATACTGCTGATTATGAGAATGTTCTGTTATTTGGGTTCACTAAGGTGCTAAAATATATTGAGAAACTGGTCTAGGAGCCTTGTGTTGTCACGCATTCACTGAGTAGTACATACTGGGGTTATTTTTCCACATATTTTACTTTATTAGTAGGGAATTTATTGTGTTTAGTTTGTCAGTACTGTAGCTTCCTGAAAAGTCACCTTCCAGGCAGCACCAATATTCAAAATTATGTCCTCAAATTATGAGGCGAAATACATTTATGTTCTAGTTAACATTTATCAGCATTGTGAAAAACTACATTACTGATAAGTAACAGGAACATCAATGCATCTCAGCACGGATTTTATGGGTGTATTACTCAAAAATGGATCTAACCACATGGTTCCTGCTAAAGAAATTGGACTTCATTTCTGGTCGGCTTCAATTCTGAATTAGGACACGTGCCTTTAATGGAATAATTATAAAGTTTACTTGTGAAACTTTGTGGATTAACTATCATGTCACCAACTTTTACACGTTTCAGAAAAAAGTAAGTGATTACAATTACTTCAATAAAAAATGTCATTGATTACAGTTATCAATTACTGCCCCAGGAAAATAACTCTGCCTTTACAAAAATAATTGATTACTTTTATGTTACTTTCATTCCAACTTTTATTAACATTACAAGAATACAGCAAGCATACAAAATGAGCAGGCCTGGCTCTTTCAGTGGATCGTTGCAGCCCTTCACACATTGTTCAAATTCACTAACCAttgtttttcaaaattttcatCACTCATCTTCCCTCATTTTCTTCTGAAGACATCAACAGCGATactgaaaactcgctcgatgTGCCTGCGCGGGGGAAGGAATGGTGGTTGTAATGTATGAACGCTTCATGCACCAGATTGTGATAGCATAATGCCGTAATGCTTGCCATCTGGATCCTTCATGAAGCGTAGCGTTTCATTGTTGGAGCATGGAGAAGACGCTCGTGTTAGGGAAAAGCTGAAAAAATCGTCCACAGGTGATTTGCTGGAAAGAACTTGCAAAGTGGCCATTGGTGTGAAGTCATAGCAACACCGGTTCGTTGGCCAACATCTGGTGAAACTTTTACTGGCCTTCTCCACTCGTTAGCTGTTTAGACTTAAACCGAAGAATTGTAAGGGACGCCAGCAGAAGTTCATGTTCCTTGGAAAGGTGGCTAAATCTGTAATGTAATTGAAAATGTAACTGCCTATCATTCAGCCCTCAAAATACTGTTTGTGTTGCAATTGCAAAATAAGTGTAGGTGAGTCATGTATCATGCAGACAGAGAGGAACGTGTATGCTTAAGTGCCAAAAACTTGTCTATAGGAGAGAAGTAGTAAATTGCTCTAACCGAAGAATTGAGTAGCAACTCTTGCTGCCTATGGATGCCCCTTAAAAGTGCCTCTAAATGAGATGTGCAAAACTAGTTTGCCTATCAAAACAAGCGCATCCACGAGGCTGCCGCATTTTATGACCATGGGTGTCCTACTGTAGTTCCTGCCAAATACACAAGCTAAAAGCTGTGTCTCCTGTTACAGCTTGTCCCAGCaataaagtaactggttacatgtaattggttaaaCCACGTAAAAAGTAATAATTACAGTATTGCCAATTAATTACACATAATTAGTTGCATACAAGTGTGCATCTCACTGAAATTGTAGTGCAAGTAATGTTAACCTGTCCAGGTAAACCAGCTGATATGAAATATTTGCGGTACGTGCCTTACGAGATTTCACTGCGGACGCAATTGTTCTCTAGGTCTCCCGTACACTCATCGCTCAACATGGCTCAGCACAGGGCAGCGCACATATAATGAGTTGGCATGTAGGTATAGCCATCTGTACTACCGCTACAAGTGCACCGGTCACAGGCGCTGTTCTCTACAAAATTACGCAACGAAACAACAATTGCAACCAAAAAATTCTACTGAAACAATCGACGATGAATGGTAATTTAAGCGAATAGATGAatgcttctagaaagctattcactttatCAAAGGAATAATGCGCTTAAAggtgtatatttgttgcagttaGGAAATTTAGGTAGCGTTTATTGTTTCATCGTGTAATTTCGTAGCGGACCAGAGGCATTAACCAGTACATCTGTAGCTGTACTGGAGCCCTCTTCTGCAGCCGCCACAGgcggagaaggcgacatgagaaGGGCTGTTTTTCCCGAGCGCTTGTTAGCAGAATATAAACCTTCAGACGCTGCAAAGCTGTCATGCGATTGCACGTGCCGGTAGGCTAGGCTATTACTTCACACATGCAACTCTGTTGTAGAGGATGTTATGAAACCATGTCTATGACGAAGCCGAGTTATACCTTCCCATTGTTGCTCATTGCACACTTTCACAACCTCCATTAGAGTGCTGAAAGTTCAATGAAATTAAAcaaaatgttatttttttttcattgcaaatGCCATATCTAGAACTCATTAGTTTGTGAGAAGTGTGTTTGCATCTAAGATTCTTTAATTTGATATAATTAGTGTAGGCATTCAGCAACGAACGCCAACAGCATGTGTCTTTTGCATCGACACCTTTGTATCAACGGTGAAAGTCCAACCAACGACCACAAAAACAGGTGTAAGAGCCTAAGAAAACTATTTGCTTTAATATCACTGCAACAGATATATGCTGTCAAGTGCATCATTCCTTTTATAAACCAAATTGACTCCTTTGGCTCTTTCATCTGTTTTCCTACTTGGACTTTCTCTGCTAAAGGCACTTGTTCTCGCACAACCGTGTCGTGGGACGCGTTCGTCACCAAATGCCAAGTATTTTTTTAGGCGTATGTGCTGTCGTGCAAGAGCTTTGTGGCATCTGAAGGTCTAGATGTTGCGGTCGGTGGTAGCTCTGTGCTGCGTTTCTCTGCCTACTGGGCTGATGGTTGCAAGGCGCATTTGTGAAAGTCTGCTGCACGTCTCTTGTTGAGATGCGCCGAAATGTACTCTGCTTCCATGAGTAATACACATTTTAATGCCAAATACTAGCAAACCTATTTGTGATTAATTAGACTGTCCTAAGGCATTCAGTGGCTGCAGCTTCTGCAGTAATCCAGTTTGGTTCAGAAATGAAATAGTCCTAAATTTTTATTTTGTCTGTGTCCATGCACACAAAAATAATCGCCATGTGTATATTTtcatgttggggggggggggggggggggtggagacaCAATTGTGCACATTGCCCCAGAAGAAAGAATGTGTACTTAATATCTGTAGAATCTCACTGGCATAGCCTGGTATCTGCTTTGGACATTAATCACAACCCTGTATTTCTGTGCGTGGAAAAACAGAGTGCGTGGGCGCAGGTGACAGCCATTTGCCCATTTTGCACTTAGTACAGTCTAAGAGGCACAAAAGCAGTTGTGAGCTTCTGGCACAAGATCATCCATGTTTCTCTGTTTTGGCAGCAGGCCTGTGGATTGGGATTTTCATAAAACGTGATCGTATCTCACAGTGGCCCAGCCGAAATGGCTCTATATAAAGCCCAAGTCTGGCCCACACCCTGCCAGCTTTTGTTAGGCGTTTGCTTTTGAGTATAGCATAATTCAAACTGCAAGTTTTCTGTGTTGCTGATGGCGTGCTACTCTAGAATGTATCAGCACCCTAGGAGCTTTTGCAtttagtttttatttttattttttcatactgACTTTTCTTTTTCCAGGTGTACGTGGACACAGTGGGCCCGCCCGAAAAGTATCAAGAAAAGCTACAGGCACTTTTTCCTGATATAAAAGTCACGGTGGCCAAAAAGGCAGATTCTACATATCCCATTGTTAGCGCAGCTAGTATTTGTGCCAAGGTGAGACACTAATTactacacctttttttttttttttttgttatctgtGGTATTTTGGAAAGTATACTGTGCACCAGAATGAAAGGGAACAGTTAATCTGTGTTCAAACAGCGATTCCTCTAAATATGTAAGTGAGAAC
The DNA window shown above is from Dermacentor silvarum isolate Dsil-2018 chromosome 1, BIME_Dsil_1.4, whole genome shotgun sequence and carries:
- the LOC119459455 gene encoding ribonuclease H2 subunit A-like — its product is MNLDTFNKNNSRNAIIKSVVPDITKSEPCMLGVDEAGRGPVLGPMVYGIAYCPLSAESQLKELGFADSKTLTEEKREELLSSVEKSSFLGFMVEVIPPSVISGHMLDVTKYSLNAISHDSAIGLIQQALDDGVQVAQVYVDTVGPPEKYQEKLQALFPDIKVTVAKKADSTYPIVSAASICAKVARDHAIQSWEFPEGITVKAEDYGSGYPNDPMTKKFLLENIDTVFGFPSLVRFSWSTAEKLLEDNAAEVMWDEEDSAEQSGMASIQSFFQRDSNRGKKLAAKESSFFTSRAISQLHVL